One window of the Trypanosoma brucei gambiense DAL972 chromosome 3, complete sequence genome contains the following:
- a CDS encoding DNA-directed RNA polymerase II subunit 3,putative, producing MKVTIVDCKRHEHSAGETLVFKLNEVDNSFANGLRRVLLAEVPVLGVESVTIIQNTSVLPDEMIAHRIGLVPLYSKRAKQMQFFHDCLCGGTGCIECQITGELKVRCPSNQHSLQVFADSLKIDDEGVYPVSSEERGVWLLTLGRSQEINLRVLIRKSIAKTHAKFMPVSTVSMRYEPEVILNKDVISSLDPEQLRQWMRSCVHRPHSIAESNGEGHTGHIDVNKLCEECLLKEPSVVSFTEPLVFARPKKDARGHYNFTFTVETTGVLPVLQLIRDAVDVLRRKLQRVHECLTERVVPGDLVETRPIGDAPTAPVVVNEDIMDTKGAEDDLKFVMN from the coding sequence ATGAAGGTGACGATTGTAGACTGCAAGAGACATGAGCACTCAGCTGGGGAAACGTTGGTGTTTAAACTAAACGAAGTCGACAATTCATTTGCCAACGGACTCCGACGCGTGCTTCTGGCAGAGGTTCCAGTACTCGGAGTGGAATCTGTGACCATAATTCAAAACACATCGGTCCTTCCTGATGAAATGATTGCGCACCGAATCGGCCTTGTGCCCCTTTACTCTAAGAGGGCAAAACAGATGCAGTTTTTTCACGACTGCCTGTGCGGTGGGACTGGTTGTATTGAATGTCAAATAACAGGAGAGTTGAAGGTTCGTTGCCCTTCAAACCAACACAGTTTGCAAGTTTTCGCAGATTCTCTTAAAATTGACGACGAAGGGGTTTACCCCGTGAGTTCAGAGGAACGTGGTGTCTGGTTGTTAACGTTGGGTCGCTCGCAGGAAATTAACCTCCGCGTGCTAATCCGAAAAAGTATTGCCAAAACACACGCCAAGTTTATGCCAGTTTCTACGGTTTCGATGCGCTACGAACCGGAGGTGATATTGAATAAAGATGTGATTTCTAGTCTTGACCCTGAACAACTTCGGCAGTGGATGCGGTCTTGTGTCCATCGTCCACATTCCATTGCTGAGAGTAATGGAGAAGGGCACACGGGCCACATTGACGTCAATAAGTTATGCGAGGAGTGTTTGTTGAAGGAACCGTCAGTTGTCTCCTTCACTGAGCCACTTGTCTTCGCGCGTCCCAAGAAAGATGCACGTGGGCATTATAACTTTACATTCACAGTGGAGACTACTGGCGTCCTTCCTGTACTTCAGTTAATAAGAGATGCGGTTGATGTGCTGCGTCGTAAACTCCAGCGCGTGCACGAATGTCTCACTGAGAGGGTTGTTCCCGGAGATTTAGTGGAAACCCGACCTATTGGTGATGCACCAACTGCACCCGTTGTGGTGAATGAAGACATTATGGACACCAAAGGCGCGGAGGACGATCTCAAGTTCGTGATGAATTGA
- a CDS encoding 26S proteasome regulatory non-ATPase subunit encodes MSDNRKAVDVTVLSEDPKKKENEKKAREAESLKMSEEDERIKGQVELLVTRVGDSNTELAAVAVDQLIDLLRTHTSGSVASVPKPLKYVRSMYGQLERVQKETTNPKLAVRLHDVLSFVAMTIEFPDGQRPALEHKLLGTQDDLAHWGHEYLRFLAGCISTEWKERVSKGESVVHLDGFVQQIVSYMVKHQDEPTAVDLLMEVENIKAIIPFIDGHNHRRIASYLAAASKYLTRPMDTEALRVVYDIYVKMESYTEALFVALQLGDRAAVENLFKMCEKSSVSLQMALSCARYRFFLPNDNEEQGILSSANGNMKLSELYRHVATELDAMTPLTPEDIFKTGLDGKQSSSASDSSFKLACSFASGLVNCGYGKDMYLTGEEATWPSEQTDNRLFATTSMLGLIHLWDHADGLLEIEKYLHSDTVNIRAGACLATGISLCGVSHPYDPALGLLNDFVCAPHKEVRIGAILGLGYAYAGSMREEIRELLVPILIDGEQTMEVQCLTALALSMVFVGSTDEGMVETITHILLEMPEKDLKESATCYIILALGCLFLGRQEAADTLLDTLQTSSPIIRRYAEIVVRSCAYAATGNVVVIQNFFHAIAENDEPEDTEVPAAEGDGNGQQQKKNRQQQSTENAAHLNYKAAAVLGIALVALGEDIGTEMAKRSIIHTLLVDTVSKGEANISGRHAIPLAYALLSASNPGMQVVETLNRLSHDSDMLTAINAIVAMGIVAAGSNNARVVSKLRNLALYYQKDRFASYLFSVRLAQGFTMMGRGHLTLSPLLNDRSLVSPTALMGLLVFLHSALNFEEIILGKYSYMVSSIAPSINPRMVLAVDDQMEVVKDGVQVRVGLPVDTVAVAGKPKSITGFQTQTTPTLISVTDKVEVASQKYRPVASVVEGTFVVEEKPNVE; translated from the coding sequence ATGTCGGACAACAGAAAAGCAGTGGACGTTACCGTTCTGTCAGAGGATCctaagaagaaagaaaatgagaagaaagCACGTGAGGCTGAGTCGCTCAAAATgagtgaagaggatgaaCGCATAAAAGGCCAAGTTGAACTTCTTGTTACGCGCGTGGGCGACAGCAACACTGAGTTGGCAGCGGTTGCGGTTGATCAACTGATTGATTTGCTGCGGACGCACACAAGCGGCAGCGTGGCATCGGTTCCAAAACCACTCAAGTATGTCCGCTCCATGTACGGGCAATTGGAGAGGGTTCAGAAAGAGACTACTAACCCTAAGCTCGCTGTTCGCCTCCACGACGTACTTTCTTTCGTGGCTATGACTATTGAGTTCCCTGATGGCCAGCGTCCGGCTCTAGAGCACAAATTGCTAGGTACTCAAGATGATCTCGCCCATTGGGGTCACGAGTATCTCCGCTTCCTCGCCGGGTGCATTAGTACAGAATGGAAGGAACGTGTTAGCAAGGGAGAAAGTGTCGTCCACTTGGATGGCTTTGTTCAACAAATTGTGAGCTATATGGTGAAACACCAGGATGAACCTACAGCCGTCGACCTCCTTATGGAAGTGGAGAACATCAAAGCAATCATTCCATTTATTGATGGTCACAACCACAGGCGTATTGCATCTTACTTGGCTGCTGCGAGTAAGTATTTAACTCGTCCAATGGACACTGAGGCTCTCCGTGTGGTGTATGATATTTATGTAAAAATGGAATCGTACACGGAGGCTCTCTTTGTAGCCTTGCAGTTAGGTGATCGTGCTGCCGTGGAGAACCTCTTCAAAATGTGCGAGAAGTCTTCTGTAAGCTTGCAAATGGCGCTGAGTTGTGCGCGCTATAGGTTTTTCCTTCCAAACGACAATGAGGAACAAGGAATTCTCTCTAGTGCTAACGGTAATATGAAACTTTCAGAGCTGTATCGTCACGTCGCAACGGAGCTTGATGCTATGACTCCGCTGACACCCGAGGATATATTTAAGACAGGTCTTGACGGGAAGCAGTCCAGCAGTGCCTCTGACAGCTCCTTCAAACTTGCATGTTCCTTCGCTAGTGGTCTCGTAAACTGTGGATATGGTAAGGATATGTATTTGACAGGTGAGGAAGCCACGTGGCCCAGTGAGCAAACTGATAACCGCCTCTTCGCAACAACATCCATGTTGGGACTTATTCATCTATGGGATCACGCGGACGGTCTACTGGAAATTGAAAAATACCTCCACTCAGATACTGTCAATATCAGAGCTGGTGCTTGCCTGGCCACTGGTATTTCCCTATGCGGGGTGAGCCATCCCTACGACCCTGCTCTTGGACTCCTCAACGATTTTGTGTGTGCCCCGCATAAAGAGGTCAGGATTGGTGCTATTCTTGGCTTAGGTTACGCTTATGCAGGGTCGATGCGGGAGGAAATAAGGGAATTGTTGGTACCAATCCTTATCGATGGCGAACAAACAATGGAGGTTCAGTGTTTGACAGCGCTTGCACTTTCAATGGTTTTCGTCGGCTCCACAGACGAGGGGATGGTCGAGACGATAACGCATATTCTTTTGGAGATGCCAGAAAAGGACCTAAAGGAATCCGCCACCTGCTACATTATCCTTGCACTGGGCTGCCTGTTTCTTGGACGGCAAGAAGCTGCTGATACTCTTCTGGACACTTTGCAAACATCTTCACCTATTATAAGACGTTATGCAGAGATCGTAGTGCGTAGCTGCGCCTACGCGGCAACAGGGAACGTGGTTGTCATCCAGAACTTCTTTCACGCAATCGCCGAGAACGATGAGCCTGAAGATACTGAGGTTCCTGCGGCCGAGGGCGACGGAAATGgtcaacagcagaaaaaaaaccgacAGCAGCAGTCCACAGAGAATGCAGCGCATTTAAACTATAAGGCCGCTGCAGTACTTGGTATTGCATTGGTTGCCCTTGGAGAGGATATTGGAACAGAGATGGCCAAGCGTTCAATCATTCATACACTTCTCGTCGACACGGTGAGCAAAGGTGAGGCAAATATATCGGGCAGGCATGCCATACCCCTGGCGTACGCATTGCTTTCAGCATCCAACCCCGGTATGCAGGTCGTAGAGACACTCAACCGCCTCTCACACGACAGCGACATGCTCACTGCAATAAATGCTATTGTGGCCATGGGTATAGTGGCTGCAGGAAGTAACAACGCCAGGGTTGTGAGCAAACTACGGAACCTCGCTTTATATTACCAGAAAGATCGCTTCGCTTCTTATCTTTTCTCGGTGAGACTTGCGCAGGGGTTTACAATGATGGGTAGGGGCCATTTAACCCTTTCCCCATTGTTGAATGACCGTTCACTGGTTTCCCCCACGGCACTCATGGGGTTGCTTGTATTTTTACACAGCGCTCTGAACTTCGAGGAAATCATCCTCGGTAAGTACAGCTATATGGTCTCCAGTATTGCTCCCAGCATTAACCCGCGCATGGTGCTTGCAGTTGATGATCAGATGGAAGTTGTTAAAGATGGCGTGCAGGTGCGCGTGGGATTGCCTGTTGATACCGTCGCTGTTGCTGGGAAACCGAAATCCATCACAGGTTTCCAGACTCAAACCACACCAACGCTTATTAGCGTCACAGACAAGGTAGAGGTTGCCTCTCAGAAGTACAGGCCGGTTGCCAGCGTTGTGGAGGGTACATTTGTTGTGGAAGAGAAACCAAATGTGGAGTAG